aatattaatacgcagattggtacgcaaacttgcttgtaccaTTTTAAGATGGTGcaacaaaattctaaaacctaaCCTATCAAGAAAGCACGTGACCTAGTAATGTTGTTGTGGTTCTTCTTCTAATAGTAATGGCCTAAGAGACAAAGCATCCTCTACATTTATTACAAGGTAATTCATTACAAGGTGATTCAATACAAATATTCATGTAAGAAActagtttataaaataagagaaaagatatttataatcgtgaatTATGTCACCAAGGcgtaatcatttaaaaaaatagatatatatatatagaattcatataaaaaaaaaattatagtagaTTCCctctttttaaaaacaattacgCCACATTTATGTACTTTACGATCGTAGCTAAAATTTTTCGTGAAACAATTCATCCGCCATTACTCAAATTACTGCAACACTACAGAAACTAGTACGACACTTCATATTATACCCCCACTGTACATTTGCAACTATAATTCTTTTCAGAGGTATcgagaaaattcaaaatatacattcaaaaaCTTGAACGGCTCAGGAAATTAAGCAAAAGCTCACATCTTACCTCGGCTTGCATCCCAGCATGCCGCCTAACTCCGATTGCGTCGTACATAACAATTAGACTAAACCCCAAACAAACCGGAAACAGCGAGTCCGCCACCCCATGACAGAGCGCCACCGAAGTCGTCATAGCCGTGCACAAAGCTGAGTGCGACGAGGGCATTCCTCCAGAAGCTAACAGTAATCTCAAATCCCATTTCCTCTCGATAAAGAAATTCAAGAACATCTTCATCGACTGCGCGATGAGACACGCGAAAAAACCCGAGACAAACGTCGGGTTCGCAGCTAATGTGGCTACGAACGGACTAATCCGAACCTTCGCATTCGACGTTACACTCAATAAAGCTACTCCAATCCCTCCATTTTGCAAATAAACGCCATCAAATCCATCCTTCATCTTCTCCGAATCATTGTAGGCTTTAACACCCAAAGCCCATTTCTGTGTTTGCGAGGAGGCTAATATTTTGATGCTTTGAAAGATTGGGACCAAAACCCAGACGGGATTTGGAGAAAAATCTTGATTACTGAACTTCGAGTTCTGGTTCTTGGGATTTGAAGCACTCCTGTGACAAAAAGAGGAAGTACTGAATTTTCTGCAGCGGGTGAGCCTAAAGTGAGAGAATCTGGTGGAGTAGAGAGGCTTGGTTTTTGGGTTCGAGAGGTTGAAGTTGAAAGAAGTAAGAATTGGCTCTATTGTCACCGAGTCCATGAGAGGAGCTTCGCGCTTCGAGTTCAGTCAgcatttgagagagagggagagcgaaGAAAGCGGAAACGAAAAGCGCGAGAGGCTGCGTGTGTTTTAGAGCGAAAGAAGTGTCGAGAATTTGTAGTGGAGAAGAGCCCTTGGTTTATGTTGTTATAACAAAAGTGCCGTTAGGGCCCCATTTTCGGCAACGAATATGCTTTGCTACTCTTTTTGGTGGTCATATCGACATGGACACATGATCAGGAATATAGATGCCGTGGGCATCTATCCATGCggaaaattattagttattctaGTTATCAATGATGTGTAATTTGGGCCCATCTTTGGGGGCTTAAGtcaagttgagttgagtttaaattaattaaatttttttataaataataataaattgagatgatataattaattttgtgaaattaatCTAagatgtatttagatattaaaatgagttataatgtatttataaaaaattaaaaaatattgtgaattttgaGTGTAAATAgatatttgatttgaaaaagattgtgagtctaATATGTACGACATTTTGAGTTGAATAATGTTTAGTAATTTGAGTGTTAAGTGTTTAGATATtcgattcaatttaaaattagactgaactgaattgatTTCAGTACattctaacatccaaacaaggtctgagaataaaaataataaatatataaaataaatttttcaacatATAATACAgtccaaaaaatttatttaaatgtggTAAATGTGGCAGGGGACACGTTATGTGTTTATCTgtcttaggttgcgtttggatgttgaagtgagttgagttgtgttgagttgagatgataaaatattattagaatattattttttaatattattattattttaaaatttgaaaaagttgagttttttattatattttatgttagaatttgaaaaaattacaataatgagttgagatgagttgagataaattgataatCCAAACGAAGCTGTACTCTCTAGGCAGTAAAGTTTCCCATAGGGCCTAAAATCTCGggtaaatttttctaatatcattaaataataactTTATTACAAAATgtctattattaaataataactttattacagttataaatattaactttataactgtatttataattatttttatctcatctaattattataattttttaaattttcacataaaataaaataaataattcaacttttttaaatcttaaaataaaaataatattaaaaaaaattattcgaataatattttatttaacttttaatttttattttaactcgtTTCTTCCCATCTCTTCTtatatacaaaaacaaacgaaGTCTTAATATTGAAGATGTTTTAGATCCTTTGGTAATCAGACGTGTGACGTGTCTTAGCATTTATCCATGCTTGAGGCGTTGTGCATGTTGCATGGTCAATTCAATGGGTCAAGAGGCACTTCAATTTTATCATGATATTGAACAAGGCGTTTTTTAAGAGGTCTCTGTCACTGTTGAGAGGATTTCTTATGCTTGTATTTACTACTCCTCAGGATAGGGTGGGGTtactcaagttttatttttgtggttcATGCATCAACACGTGGCTCTTGCTTTTAATCAAATTCCCACCCATCTCTgcattaatttaataattttataggaatttttcatcttatttgtaaattttttttacaaaaagatttattagttattttatttttaagcaatACGTAAAACatactatttatattattcacagatttaatttgtaagattgaaattttatttttttaaatcaaattaaatataaatattttattagatatgttATCTATACTGACCTATAATTATAGTCGTCCTTATATAGAGAGAGACAAACATcttttattttacaactctacttttcaattttttgtaattaaaaaatacacaaaataaaaacacacacagAGAAAAAAGCCTTAATTTCTCTCCTCAAATATCATTTCAATAGACCCCATGGTTTTTTCAAACTCCAAtacaaacatattttaaaaactctttCTATCCAATCATATTTTCTTTATGCATGCAGAAtccatcaagaaaaaaaaaatttcaatttattttcttttgagatttttcTCCACATTCGATCCAagcatatttatttatatcaatATTGATACTAAGAAATGTTCAAAAAGATGCAGAGCatcaaaaaaatgtttattaaGTAAATCTGTATGAAATGAATTACAACTTATATATACCCACTTATAGACacgaaaaagataaaatttaaatatctaaCTCTAACAGAAGCCTCTATAACAGAATAGAACGAAACTATATTATCTCTAATACCCCCTCAAGCTGGAGCATGTATGTTAATCAAGCCCAGCTTGAAAATCATAGCAGAAAATTGAGGAAATCCTAATCGCTTAGTAAAACAATCTACCAATTGGTGATGAGAAGGTGATGAGAAGATACATGAAAAAGCTTTACAATATTTGCTTGGACTTTGTCACGAATATAATGACAATTTATTTCTATACGTTTTGTTATTTCATGGAATATAGGATTAGCTGCAATGTGAATTACAGTCTTGTTGTCACAATAGAGGGTAGCAGCTTGAGGGTGAGAAACTTGCAAGTCTTGAAGCAATGAAAGTAACCAAACAAGCTCACAATCAGTATCGGCCATGGCTCTATATTCTGATTCAACTGAGAACTGTGAGACAATGCACTGGTTCTTTGATTTCCATGAAATGAGAGAGTTGCCATGGAAAATGCAAAAGTCTGTGACAGATTTTCTAGTATCTTGACATCTAGCTCAATCTGAATCAGTAAATGCAGTCAAGTGAATATTAgactttgcaaaaaaaaaaaaaaatcattggctAGGAGATTCCTTAATAAATTGTAGTACTCTTTGAGCTGCATGAAGGTAAGGCAACAGAGGAGAATCCATGAATTGGCTTAAGGTATGAACTGCAAAAGTTATATCTGGTCTTGTGATGATTAGATATAACAACCTTCCTACCAATCTCCTGTATGAAGTGGGATCTTCTATGAGAGGTCCATTATCCTGAGAGAGCTTTAGATGTTGTTCCATTGGAGTCTTGACAGGTTTTGATCCTAAGAAGCCAGTGTCTTGTAGAATCTCTAAGGCATATTTCCTCTGAGAAAGAGAGATACCTGAAGTGTTCCTTGCAACTTCCAAttccaaaaaatactttaaagatCCAAGGTCTTTAAACTTGAATTTCTTCTCaagaaaaactttgaaaatGTTCACAACTGCCACGTCATTACTAGCAATGAggatatcatccacatatactaATAATGCAATGAAATTAGTACCTTGAAGCAGTGAGAAAAGAGAATAATATGATTTACTTTGCTGAAAACCAAGCTCAACAATGCTAGAAGAAAACTTGGAAAACCATTATCTTGAagcttgttttaagccatacaAAGATTTGTTTAATCTACAAACTCATGTATCATTTTTGTCACCAAATCCAGAAGGCAAAGACATGTAAACTTCCTCCAATAAATCtccatgaagaaatgcattgTTGACATCTAATTGAATTAGATGCCAACCCTTAGCAGCTGCTATAGAAAGAAGACACTTGGCAGTGACCATTTTGGCAACTGGACAGAAGGTATCAAAATAATCCACTCCTTATTGTTGTGTGAAACCTTTGGCAACTAACATTGTCTTATATCTCTCAAGTGACCCATCAGATTTCAGCTTAACCCTATAAATCCATTTGCACGCAATAGAACTCTTTCCAGGGGGAAGATTAGTTAATGTCCAAGTATTATTTGTTTCTAAGGCTTGAATTTCTTCAGTCATAGCAACTTTTCAATGGGAAATCTTAACAGCTTGGTAATAGAATTTAGGTTCAGTAAAAGTGGAAAGAGCTAAAGTGAAAGTTGTGTTTAGAAGCTAAATGAGAATAACCAAGTGAAAGAGATAGAGGGTATGACTTACCTGATAAAGGACCAGAATTTCGATGGAAAGGTAGTGAAGAGCAAGCCTGTGAAAATGCCAAATGACAATGAAAGTCTTGCAAGTAAGCAGGTGGCTTATGTACTCGAGAGGATCTTCTAGGAAGGAAAGGCTCTTGTGAAATTTGTGGTGAATTGGAAATAGAATCTGCGTTGGAATGTAAGGCAGGTTCTGTATGAGGAGATAAAACAGGTAAAACAGATTCTATAGAAGAGTGAGATGAAATAGAGTCTTCCTTAGCAGGGAAAAGATTAGAAGGAATGGATTAATCAGAAATTGGAGCAGGGAAAACAACATCTCGAGAAACATTTGGATTATGGTTTAATGATTGAAAAGGGAAGATGGgttcatgaaaaacaaaatctcGAGAAACAAAGATTTGATTATTATCAAGATAATAAAGTTTATATCCCTTGATGGCAAGAGGATATCCTATGAAAATACATCTCCTAGCTCTAGGAGCAAATTTTGATATGTTTTGAGCTAATGTAGAGGCATAGCAAAGATAACCAAAAACCTTTGAGTGAGAATATGAAGGTGATTTTTGGAGTAGTTCATATGGAGTTTTGTCGGCAAGTAAAGGAGATGGGATTCTGTTGATCAAATATACTGCTGTGAGTATACATTCAGACCAGAATTTTAATGAATATGAAATTGGAAGAAAAGAGCACGAGCAACATTAAGAAGATGCtggtgttttctttcaacaattGAGTTTTGTTGTAGAGTGGCCACACAAGATAATTGATGAACTATGTCTTTGGAAGAATAGAAATCAGACATAGCAAATTCAGTGTCATTATctgttttgagaatttttatgGAAGAATCAAATTGATTGTTGACCATGTTTATGAAATGTTGTAAATGCACTCGAGCGTCGGACTTATATTTCATCAAATACACCCAGGTGGTTCGAGAAAAAGGTCATCTACAATggttaaaaagtatttaaaaccatctaatGACTGATATGGAAAAGGGCCCCAAATATCACAGTGTACAAGTTGAAAAGGTGAAGAAGAACTATGTTCATTGTAAGAAGGAAATGATAGCCTCTTATGTTTAGCAAGTGGACATACTGAACAAGGAATTGTATTATTGATTGAAACATTATGTACAATAGAAGATaacaattttattctagaaaatgAGGAATGACCCAACCTTTTATGCCaaacatcaaattcaaattgaTGAGAATGAGAAACAAAAGCTGAATTGAAATGGAGATCACAAGAAAGAGTACTAGGATCATCTGTTTTATGCAATAAGTATAGTCCTCCTTTGGCTTTACCCTTCCCAATCGTTCTCCAATGGGTGAGGTCCTGTATAAAGCAAGCATCACCAGAAAATATCAAGCAACAAGaggatgattttgttaattgaTTGACAGAGAGAAGATTGAATTTAAAAGAAGGCACACAGACGACATTATGTATGATAAGTTGTGGAGACAAATGAATAGAACCAATGTGTGTAACTGGTGCTGAAATGCCATTAGGCATTTTAACAAACTCATTATGGGCAAAATGAAATGTTGTGAAAAAACATGTGCTGTGGTCTATAGCACCAGCATCCACAATCcaattattagaattaataagTGATGGAGATACggttttaatggaaaaaatagaagaaaacataGAGTTACCTGAAAGATGACCAATTGGAGAGGTAACATTTGCTATTTGAGATACATGTGACTCGGAATTGAGGAGAGTAAGAAGTTGTTGACATTGTTCTGGTGtgaatgaaaatgatgaattagcAGCAACTTGATAAGCCGAGAATGAAAGAATTGAAGATTTCCCTTTGAAGCAATATCCAGGAGGATATCCATGTAACTTGAAGCACTTGTCACTAGTGTGCCTTGGAAGAGAGAAGTGAGAACAAATAGGTCTGTCTTTTCGAGGGAAAGCCTTAGTCTGATGAACAAGTTTGGATGTCGATGAAAGTGCAGCAGATGGACTGTGCGAGACTAACACTGATCCAATGTCTCTCTGGTGTTCCTCTTGAAGAACAAGTGAGAAGACCTTGTTGATAGGAGAAAGTTGATCAATTAAGAGCATTTGACCATGGACTTGAGAAAATGAATCATTGAGCCCCATCAAAAATTGCATGACATAATCTTGCTGGTGCATATCCATCAAAGCACGTAATCCTCCATTGGAACAGATAGGTAAGGGCCTATAGTTCATCAACTCATCCCATAGACCTTTCATTTGAGTGTAGTACGCACTAACAGAGAAATCATTCTGCATGAGAGATCCAATTGATTTCTGCAACTGGAAGATCTAAGGGCCATTACCTTGAGAAAAATGTTCTTGAAGATCTGACCACATTTTCATGGCAGATTCAACGTAGATTACACTAGCAGCAATCTCTCTGGAAAGAGAATTGAGAAGCCAGGACAAAAGTATGTTGTTACATCAAGTCCAGTgatgaaagaaaggaaaagtgtTCGATGGCTTAGCAAGAGTCATTGACAAAACCTAATTTGTTCTTGGCAATAAGGCCATGATCATGGATCTACACCAAGTGTGATAATTTTCACCAATGAAAATTTGTATAACAAGAACAGAGTCAGGGCTATCTCCATGATGAAGATAGTAAGGACTGGAAGAATCAGAAGGATTTGAGGATGATGATGTAGAAGGTACAGATGAAGATTCAGAAGAAGAAGTAGTCACGATATTTTGCGCTGGAGTGTATTGTTCAAACTGATACCATGTTAATATTGATACCAAGAAATGCTCAAGAAGATGCAGAGCATCTATTAAAATGTTTATTAAGTACATTTGTATGAAAGAATTACAACTTATATATACCCACTTACAGATgcgggaaaaataaaatttaaaaatctaactAACTCTAACAGAAGCCTCCATAACAGAATAAAATGAAACTATATTATCTCTAATAATTTATCAGCTTTACTTTTCATTTGCGAAAGCtaattaatttcatataatcatttacATAAAAGCAATTGTAAATGGAATTAAACTGGCCCAAGGTTCATGGTCCAAGCACTTCATTCGTGGATTGTGACACATTCACATAAAatcttgaaattaaaaaaaaaaataaacccaaaaataaaaaacaagttTTCAAAAATTGTATAAGAAAAAGACTACATAACAATTTCtctgatatattttttgataagtaataaaaaatatattaatagagataggcaaagcccaagtacacaagatggtattaCAAGAGATAAGATTTATTTAGGTCGAAGTAAGGGAAACTAGAAAGTCATAAAAATTCAGGCTATTATTATCTAAATCAATGGTCTATAGAAATAAAGTACGGAAAAATAGCGTTCTAAATTCCTCTGGAGACTGCTCTTTGTTTTCGAAAGTCCGATCGTTGTGCTcttgccatatacaccacataatacagatcaGGATCATATTCCACACCGCCTTGATTTATTTGAACTCCTCTCGGAAGTGTCCAGCTGGCCAATAGATCTACCACCATTGCAGGCATAACAAAGGCTAACTCTATTCGGCTAAAGACTTCGACCCACAAGGCTCTAGTAGTCTTGCAATGTAGCAAGAGGTGTTCCACTTTCTCGCCAGATCTCTTGCACATGAAACACCAGTCTAGTATAACTATTCGGCGCTTCCTCAAATTTTCGGTAGTCAGAATCTTCTCCAACGCTGTTGTCTAAGTGAAGAAGATCACTTTTggaggcgccttatttctccaGATTCTCCTCCATGGGAACGAGATGTTTGCAACTTGGGAAAGGGACTTATAAAAGGATCGAACTGAGAAAATGCCCTTACCTGCGGGGGTCCACCACATCCTATCGACTTGCTGTCTACTCAGCTTCACAGAATAAAGAATgctgaaaaaagcctcaaagatGTCCACTTCCCAGTCTTGCACCGCTCTACTAAATGTGACGTTCCACTGCACTTGCTCCCCTGTTAGAAGCATAAGGTCCTCTATTAAAGCTTCCTGGTTGCATGCCAACTGAAAAATAGCTGGAAATGTATCCTTTAGGGCCTCATTTCTACACCATATACCCCTCTAAAACTTAATGTGAGAACCTCTCCCCAACACCAATTTAGAATGACTACTAAAATCCCCCCACCCCTtcctaatgtgtttccaaactcccacaccTCTAACCCTGTATACCTCTTCAGTACACCAGCCTCCCCACATGTTTCCACATTTACAATCAATTACCAGCTTCAATAGGGCTTCTGTCTCCTTATTatacctccataaccacttcccaagTAGAGCCCGATTGAAAATTCTCAGATTTTTTATACCCAAACCACCGGACGAGAGGGGTGTACACACCTTTTCCCAGCTGACCAGGTGAAATTTGAATCCATCCCCTATCCCACTCCATAGGAAATCACGATGCAGTTTATCAATCCGAGCCGCTACCCTGGCAGGCAACTGAAGCAAAGATAGGAAGTATGTAGGTAAGTTAGAAAGGGTACTCTTCATAAGAGTCAAACggccacctttcgacaaatacaattttttccaaTCTGTCAATTTCCTTTCTATCTTCTCTATGACTGAATCCCATAAGGTTGAGGCCTTTGTTGTAGCCCCCAACGGCAATCCCAGGTAGGTAATAGGAAGAGAAGCTACCTTGCACCCAAGAATACTAGCTAGATGCCTAGTATTACTCACGTTCCCCACTAGTACTAACTCTGACttatcaaaattcacttttaagCCTGATGTTGCTTCGAAGCATAGTAACAAAGCCTTCAATGCCCTCAACTGATTTCGATCTGCCTCATAGAATGAGTGTATAATCtataaaaagtaaatgagacaaAGTAATAATGCCCCTATTGGGATCACCAATCGAAAATCCAGTCACAAACCCATGCGTAACCGCTACCGATGTCATCCTACTCAAAGCCTCCATAATgataacaaagagaagtggAGACAAATGATATCCTTGCCTTAGACCTCGAGAGCTACTGAAGAAGCCGGTAGGACAGCCATTAATCAATACTGATAAtctagttataaaaatataccaaCTAATCCAAGTATGCCACCTAGGCCCAAAGCTGCATCTCCCCAACAAATACAAGAGAAAATTCCAATTTACATGGTCATATGTTTTCTCCATATCAAACTTGCAAATAATACTTGCAGAGCCAGCCTTTAATCTGCTATCCAGGCCCTCGTTCGCTATAAGgactgaatccaaaatttgtcgCCTcctaacaaatgcattttgtgaTTTCGAAATGATCTTGCCCAAAACTGCCCCCAATCTGTTAGCAAGAACCTTGGATATAATTTCatacaccccattcacaaggTTAATGGGTCGAAAATCCTTAACCTGCACCGCTCCAGTCTTTTTTGGAATCAATGCAATAAGTAGCatttaggcttttctcaaacttttcaacCAATGATACTTTTTGAAACACATTCATAATGTCCACTTTCACCACCCCTCAGAACgattggaagaaacccatcgaGAAACCATTTGGGCCTGAAGTTTTATCTTTACTCATATGTCTGACCACATCATACACTTCCTCCTCCTCAAAATGCCTCTCCAACCAAGAGGCTTCCTGAGGCTCAATAGTGTCAAAAACAAGACCATTTAGCTTTGGCCTCCACCCTCACATTCTATTAGCAGTTGTTCATAGAAATCCACCACATGGTCACAAATCAAAGGGGTCTCCTTACATTCCATACCATTAATGTTCAGCATTTTGATGGTATTAGTTCTTTTATGAGAGTTATCAACTTTATGGAAGAATTTAGTACTCCGATCCCCTTCTTTCCGCTACAAAGCTTTCAGCTTCTGGCACCAAGAAATCTCCTATAAGGATAGTATTCTTTCTATTCTGCAACCAACTCTGACTTGTGCAATAGTTCTTCTGGTAAAAGGGCTCTACCTCCAGTATCTGTTCAAACTGATGTAACTCCTCCACCATGAATTTTTTTCGCTCTCCTATATCTCCAAAGGATTGTGAATTCTAAAGTTTAaggtcatttttcaaaacttttaacTTACAAACTAGGATGTATGAGAGGTTACCTTAgaactgataagaagaccaccattgcctaaccttatccacaaagccttcacttttcaaccacatgttttcaaacttgaagtatCGACGCCAGCTTCGAATGCCACCACAGTCCAACAATATAGGAAAATGgtc
Above is a genomic segment from Juglans microcarpa x Juglans regia isolate MS1-56 chromosome 1D, Jm3101_v1.0, whole genome shotgun sequence containing:
- the LOC121267988 gene encoding uncharacterized protein LOC121267988 isoform X4, which produces MDSVTIEPILTSFNFNLSNPKTKPLYSTRFSHFRLTRCRKFSTSSFCHRSASNPKNQNSKFSNQDFSPNPVWVLVPIFQSIKILASSQTQKWALGVKAYNDSEKMKDGFDGVYLQNGGIGVALLSVTSNAKVRISPFVATLAANPTFVSGFFACLIAQSMKMFLNFFIERKWDLRLLLASGGMPSSHSALCTAMTTSVALCHGVADSLFPVCLGFSLIVMYDAIGVRRHAGMQAEVRCS
- the LOC121267988 gene encoding uncharacterized protein LOC121267988 isoform X2; its protein translation is MDSVTIEPILTSFNFNLSNPKTKPLYSTRFSHFRLTRCRKFSTSSFCHRSASNPKNQNSKFSNQDFSPNPVWVLVPIFQSIKILASSQTQKWALGVKAYNDSEKMKDGFDGVYLQNGGIGVALLSVTSNAKVRISPFVATLAANPTFVSGFFACLIAQSMKMFLNFFIERKWDLRLLLASGGMPSSHSALCTAMTTSVALCHGVADSLFPVCLGFSLIVMYDAIGVRRHAGMQAEVLNMIVQDMFQGHPISKRKLKELLGHNPSQVLAGALLGIVVACICCQGTT
- the LOC121267988 gene encoding uncharacterized protein LOC121267988 isoform X1; its protein translation is MDSVTIEPILTSFNFNLSNPKTKPLYSTRFSHFRLTRCRKFSTSSFCHRSASNPKNQNSKFSNQDFSPNPVWVLVPIFQSIKILASSQTQKWALGVKAYNDSEKMKDGFDGVYLQNGGIGVALLSVTSNAKVRISPFVATLAANPTFVSGFFACLIAQSMKMFLNFFIERKWDLRLLLASGGMPSSHSALCTAMTTSVALCHGVADSLFPVCLGFSLIVMYDAIGVRRHAGMQAEVLNMIVQDMFQGHPISKRKLKELLGHNPSQVLAGALLGIVVACICCQVSLVP
- the LOC121267988 gene encoding uncharacterized protein LOC121267988 isoform X3, producing MDSVTIEPILTSFNFNLSNPKTKPLYSTRFSHFRLTRCRKFSTSSFCHRSASNPKNQNSKFSNQDFSPNPVWVLVPIFQSIKILASSQTQKWALGVKAYNDSEKMKDGFDGVYLQNGGIGVALLSVTSNAKVRISPFVATLAANPTFVSGFFACLIAQSMKMFLNFFIERKWDLRLLLASGGMPSSHSALCTAMTTSVALCHGVADSLFPVCLGFSLIVMYDAIGVRRHAGMQAEGLQKHYNTWTVGKSYGYVFQRN